In the genome of Streptomyces sp. NBC_00259, the window GCAGCGGCACACCAGAGTGTGAGCCGGATGGACATGGCCGGAAACCTCCCCGTGCGGCAGCGGGCACCGCACCGGGTGCCCGCCCGGATCCTACGACGGCACCCGCATCGTCACTGTGATGAAGATCGCTGCTCACAGGCGGTATTGGCGCGAGATGCGGGGGCCGCTACCCTCTCCCCGAAAGGACGACGGCGCTCTCGGAAGACCGGTGAGAAACCGGCACGGTCGCGCCACTGTGTGCCAGGCGGCCCCAACCCCTCTTGGGCGGACCGCAGGGCGAGTCAGACCCGCAGCCGTCGTCGCATGCTCCACACGATGCGGGACGCGTGTTCCCGAGGAGGTACCGGCATGGCCCAGTCCGCCATCACGCCCGTCGCAGTTCCTGTTTCCCCGCCCGCCGTGGCCAAGCTCCCGATCCGGGCCATCGTCCCCTGGGCGGCCTTCTTCGGACTGCTGATGCTCGTCCTGCTGTACTTCGTCGGCGCCGAACAGGGCGCCTTCTCCGTCTTCTCCGGCGAGAGCGTCCACGAGTGGGTGCACGACGGCCGCCATCTGCTCGGCTTCCCCTGCCACTGATACGGAGCGGAACACACACATGAACTCCGCAACCGTCCGGACCCTCCTGGTCCGGGGCATGATCGCGGGCGTGCTCGCCGGGCTGCTCGCCTTCGGCCTCGCCTACCTGATCGGCGAACCCCAGGTCGACGCCGCGATAGCCGTCGAGGAATCGGCGTCCCACGCGCACGGCCACGGCGGTGACCCGGCGGAAGAACTGGTCAGCAGGGCCGTCCAGTCGACCGCCGGTCTCGCCACCGCCGTCCTCGTCTACGGAACGGCGCTCGGCGGCATCACCGCCCTGGCCCTCTGCTTCGCCCTGGGACGCGTCGGGGCCTTCCGGTCCCGCGCCACCGCTGCCCTCGTCGCCCTGGGCGGCTTCGTCACGGTGGCCCTGGTGCCGTTCCTGAAGTACCCCGCGAACCCGCCCGCCGTCGGCGACCCCGACACCCTGAACCAGCGCACC includes:
- a CDS encoding CbtB domain-containing protein, producing the protein MAQSAITPVAVPVSPPAVAKLPIRAIVPWAAFFGLLMLVLLYFVGAEQGAFSVFSGESVHEWVHDGRHLLGFPCH
- a CDS encoding CbtA family protein, translated to MNSATVRTLLVRGMIAGVLAGLLAFGLAYLIGEPQVDAAIAVEESASHAHGHGGDPAEELVSRAVQSTAGLATAVLVYGTALGGITALALCFALGRVGAFRSRATAALVALGGFVTVALVPFLKYPANPPAVGDPDTLNQRTALYFLMIALGVLLAVGAVLLGRKLAPRWGNWYATVAGCAVFTVAVGLALAFLPAGDPIPHDFPADVLWQFRLASLGVQALLWTALGLILGHLAQRVLEPAAVTAPATTGDTAPGASVAAH